From a single Desulfurella sp. genomic region:
- a CDS encoding carboxymuconolactone decarboxylase family protein translates to MDKPNFYIDLEKDFPEFINSLENLGKVAKKTANLDEKTIQLVQLAAACAIGSEGAVHSHTRRALQAGATNNEIIGVCIALVSTIGFPKVAAA, encoded by the coding sequence ATGGATAAGCCTAATTTTTACATTGATTTAGAAAAAGATTTTCCCGAATTTATTAATTCACTTGAGAATTTAGGTAAAGTTGCGAAAAAAACAGCAAATTTAGACGAAAAAACTATACAACTGGTTCAGCTTGCAGCAGCTTGTGCTATAGGAAGCGAAGGTGCAGTGCATTCTCATACACGAAGAGCGCTTCAAGCAGGTGCTACAAATAACGAAATAATCGGTGTTTGTATTGCACTTGTTAGTACAATTGGGTTTCCAAAAGTTGCAGCCGCCA
- a CDS encoding SCP2 sterol-binding domain-containing protein, which produces MSVLFMSEDWIKLVANQWNTNNQIIQQDLRNFTASWEYYIEDRPNLPHLMMVCEKGKIVFAGKKDERICDFEMWTSLENWKKILNKEISPKMALMSRKLKFKGSMMTALKYMKAFEIHLNILGEIEADFNI; this is translated from the coding sequence ATGTCTGTTTTGTTTATGAGCGAGGATTGGATAAAATTGGTTGCAAATCAATGGAATACAAATAATCAAATTATACAGCAAGATTTAAGAAATTTTACTGCAAGCTGGGAATACTATATTGAAGACAGGCCTAATTTGCCACATTTAATGATGGTATGTGAAAAAGGTAAGATAGTTTTTGCAGGTAAAAAAGATGAGAGAATATGTGATTTTGAGATGTGGACTTCACTGGAAAACTGGAAAAAAATCTTAAATAAAGAAATATCGCCCAAAATGGCATTAATGAGCAGAAAACTAAAATTTAAAGGTTCAATGATGACAGCTTTAAAATACATGAAAGCATTTGAAATTCATTTGAATATATTGGGAGAAATTGAAGCGGATTTTAATATTTAG
- a CDS encoding efflux RND transporter periplasmic adaptor subunit, whose translation MKLLVQFILLSFVIFISSCSNNKQEPKIEHIQSKLFTVKQTEVTNYASFPATIISKKDVNISSSPLNQFTFYLGRVDKILVNIGEHVKKGQLLVVVDPIQTQNTIEQMRQNVNQAQANLDFVRANYERYANLYKENVISKEEFEKMQMQYKTAKAQLLSAKAAYNGASSVMSYFNIRAPFDGVVANKFVDAGQVVSPMQPIISLIDPNDLEVMFYVDENSLKHITIGEQIPIEINKKTFKATISTISPKADNITHTYLVKAKIEPNEYVQAGDYAIALIPVGYKKVILVPKSCILKRAGIEGVIVVKNNIANYQMVETGHQRGNFVEILSGLEPNDKIATTNLSAINNGDVIDDR comes from the coding sequence GTGAAACTACTAGTACAATTCATATTGTTATCTTTTGTAATTTTTATTTCGAGTTGTTCAAATAATAAGCAAGAACCAAAGATTGAACATATACAATCAAAACTTTTTACGGTAAAACAAACTGAAGTTACTAATTATGCAAGCTTTCCTGCTACGATAATTTCAAAAAAAGATGTTAATATTTCTTCAAGCCCTCTTAATCAATTTACATTTTATCTGGGGAGAGTTGATAAAATTCTTGTTAATATAGGAGAACATGTCAAAAAAGGGCAGTTACTTGTTGTAGTTGATCCCATACAAACCCAAAATACAATTGAACAAATGCGTCAGAATGTTAATCAAGCACAGGCAAATTTAGATTTTGTTAGAGCCAATTACGAACGATACGCAAATCTTTATAAAGAAAATGTGATATCTAAAGAAGAGTTTGAAAAAATGCAAATGCAATACAAAACTGCTAAAGCTCAATTGCTTTCTGCAAAAGCTGCTTACAATGGCGCAAGTAGCGTAATGAGCTATTTTAATATCAGGGCTCCTTTTGATGGCGTTGTAGCAAATAAATTTGTCGATGCAGGACAGGTAGTTTCTCCCATGCAGCCAATTATAAGTCTTATTGATCCAAATGATTTGGAGGTAATGTTTTATGTCGATGAAAATTCTTTAAAGCATATAACTATTGGGGAACAAATACCAATAGAAATTAACAAAAAAACTTTTAAAGCAACTATAAGCACTATTTCCCCAAAAGCTGACAATATTACACATACTTACCTTGTAAAAGCAAAAATTGAGCCAAATGAATATGTGCAGGCAGGAGATTATGCAATAGCACTCATTCCTGTTGGTTATAAAAAAGTTATTTTAGTGCCTAAATCGTGTATTTTAAAAAGAGCTGGCATCGAAGGTGTAATAGTTGTAAAAAACAATATTGCAAATTACCAGATGGTAGAAACCGGTCACCAAAGAGGCAATTTTGTAGAAATCCTATCTGGTCTTGAACCAAATGATAAAATTGCAACCACAAACCTCTCTGCAATAAATAATGGTGATGTAATAGATGATAGATAA
- a CDS encoding EAL domain-containing protein: MNQTKNNLDDIIYKTYAILIKDFEKLNFDILLDLVFDYLDLELGWIGIFSDKHLTLSKAKGKAIQYTKDETLRNYQINILEKYSNNAFVSNDVLEDQRLSYLKNAATTYGFNSIFGFIFQINDFDYGFILLYSKHKNYFDKHTLEILTNFSYAIKTAILISKKEKDLILLKDIVENSYQGVVITNSKNEIIYTNKAFSNITGYSFEEAKGKNPSILKSNYHSKDFYKDMWHKLIHNGHFEGKIYNKRKNGELYEEIIFIKTIKDENGNISYYFSFFSDLTELKKAQEQASYNIYHDPLTKLINQVGFFEQAQRIIEKNESFAIVYIDLDNFSTINTKFGIEKTDQLLKEFADFLRLQIADPKDIVSRFGSDEFIFLKRSIIEQNIVKFTRNTVDKIRQKSFKIDGQEIFLKVSAGIVLYPKDSDNINTLVNYAHASCRKAKQLGKNQCVFFNNSIYEEFINGFMLTNEIIHGIEFEEFELYFQPIYNTHSKAITHAEALIRWNHPKKGLLSPFYFIPFAESSDLIEKLDFYVLEKALESINEIKKEGLKIIISVNITGRTFLTDNFLDTFIALIDKYKTDPGFIKIELTESIALSDENKTIQRMQSLRKLGINFSMDDFGTGYSSILSLKKFPFSNIKLDQNFIMDMQNNQESAIISSHMLSMLNELNFETTAEGIENEYLFFLFNYLPCDLLQGYFISKPIPYQEFINFVKNFKPDSTFIEFHQNNSKILDLKIAQVKYFIYKYFKTIRNILQNNDSDKQLNDLSKIIEFDHKKCDFGKWYYSVYPFYGKIESFKSIEYLHIDIHKTAKKIFLEKNEEKLNFLFNSLKYKIMQLNKQFDNFYLQNFITK, from the coding sequence ATGAATCAAACCAAAAACAACCTCGATGATATAATCTATAAAACCTATGCTATTTTAATTAAAGACTTTGAAAAGCTAAATTTTGATATTCTTCTTGATTTAGTTTTTGATTATTTAGATTTAGAGCTTGGATGGATTGGTATATTCAGCGATAAGCACTTAACTTTAAGTAAAGCAAAAGGCAAAGCCATTCAATACACAAAAGATGAAACCCTAAGAAACTACCAGATAAACATACTAGAAAAATACTCAAATAATGCATTTGTATCAAATGATGTTTTAGAAGATCAAAGACTGTCTTATCTAAAAAACGCTGCCACAACTTATGGTTTTAATTCAATATTTGGGTTTATTTTTCAAATAAATGACTTTGATTACGGATTTATACTATTATACTCAAAACACAAAAACTATTTTGATAAGCACACTTTAGAAATTTTGACCAACTTTTCCTACGCAATTAAAACAGCAATACTTATTTCTAAAAAAGAAAAAGACTTAATCCTTTTAAAAGACATAGTTGAAAACAGTTACCAAGGTGTGGTAATAACAAACAGCAAAAATGAGATAATTTATACAAACAAAGCTTTCAGTAACATTACAGGATATAGTTTTGAAGAAGCAAAAGGCAAAAATCCTTCGATTCTTAAATCTAACTATCATTCAAAAGATTTCTATAAAGACATGTGGCACAAATTAATCCATAATGGTCATTTTGAAGGTAAGATTTATAATAAAAGAAAAAATGGCGAGCTTTACGAAGAGATTATTTTTATAAAAACAATTAAAGATGAAAACGGAAATATTTCGTATTATTTCAGCTTTTTCTCAGACCTAACAGAGTTAAAAAAAGCACAAGAGCAGGCTAGCTATAACATATATCACGACCCTTTAACAAAGCTTATAAACCAGGTTGGCTTTTTTGAGCAAGCTCAAAGAATCATCGAAAAAAATGAATCGTTTGCTATAGTCTACATTGATTTAGACAACTTTTCTACAATAAATACAAAATTTGGCATTGAAAAAACCGATCAATTGCTAAAGGAATTTGCTGATTTTCTAAGATTGCAGATAGCTGATCCAAAAGACATAGTAAGCAGGTTTGGCTCGGATGAATTTATTTTTCTAAAGCGCTCTATTATAGAACAAAATATCGTAAAATTTACAAGAAACACTGTTGACAAAATAAGGCAAAAAAGTTTTAAAATTGATGGTCAGGAAATTTTCTTAAAAGTTAGTGCTGGAATTGTGCTTTATCCAAAAGATTCGGATAATATCAATACACTTGTAAACTATGCTCATGCTTCCTGCAGAAAAGCAAAACAACTTGGTAAAAATCAGTGCGTGTTTTTTAATAACTCTATATATGAAGAATTTATAAATGGCTTTATGCTGACAAATGAAATAATACATGGAATAGAATTTGAAGAGTTTGAGCTTTACTTTCAGCCAATATACAATACACACTCAAAAGCTATAACACATGCAGAAGCCTTAATCAGATGGAATCATCCAAAAAAAGGTTTACTTTCTCCATTTTATTTTATTCCTTTTGCAGAAAGCTCAGATCTTATTGAAAAACTTGATTTTTATGTTTTAGAAAAAGCATTAGAAAGTATAAATGAAATAAAAAAAGAAGGCTTAAAAATAATAATATCTGTAAATATAACAGGCAGAACATTTCTGACAGATAACTTTTTGGATACCTTTATTGCGCTTATCGATAAATACAAAACAGACCCAGGCTTTATAAAAATAGAGCTCACAGAATCTATAGCCCTAAGCGATGAAAACAAAACAATACAAAGAATGCAGTCTCTAAGAAAACTCGGTATAAACTTTTCAATGGATGATTTTGGAACAGGATACTCTTCTATCTTGAGTTTAAAAAAATTCCCTTTTTCCAACATAAAATTAGACCAAAATTTTATTATGGATATGCAAAACAATCAGGAATCTGCTATCATAAGCTCTCATATGCTCAGCATGCTAAATGAATTAAATTTTGAAACAACCGCAGAAGGCATAGAAAACGAGTATCTTTTCTTTCTTTTTAACTACCTGCCCTGCGACTTACTTCAGGGTTATTTTATTTCAAAGCCAATACCATACCAAGAATTCATAAATTTTGTAAAAAATTTTAAACCAGATAGCACATTCATAGAATTTCACCAAAATAATTCAAAAATACTGGATTTAAAAATAGCTCAAGTAAAGTATTTTATTTATAAGTATTTTAAAACAATAAGAAACATTTTGCAAAACAATGATTCAGACAAACAACTAAACGATTTATCAAAAATTATTGAATTTGACCATAAAAAATGCGATTTTGGCAAATGGTATTACTCGGTCTATCCATTTTATGGAAAAATTGAATCTTTTAAAAGTATTGAGTATTTACATATAGATATACATAAAACTGCAAAAAAAATATTTTTAGAAAAAAACGAAGAAAAACTTAATTTTTTATTTAATAGCTTAAAATACAAAATTATGCAGTTAAATAAGCAATTTGATAATTTTTACCTGCAAAATTTTATTACAAAATAA
- a CDS encoding ThiF family adenylyltransferase — protein MSFFDRQIPVLGDICQKKLKNSRVFVGGAGGLGCIVCELLVRSGVGKLYIADFDVISESNIHRQLLYTTHDIGKPKNLTAKEKLDSIGFNCQIEIFGKIDEDFLLPDVDVIVDCFDNKDSKNLLSRLAFKNNIYFVHAGVFGYFGQISTLKDKKLEDVFSFGSQENYILPYTVGV, from the coding sequence ATGAGTTTTTTTGACAGGCAGATCCCGGTTTTAGGCGATATATGCCAAAAAAAGCTTAAAAATTCAAGAGTTTTTGTAGGTGGTGCTGGTGGTTTGGGCTGTATTGTGTGTGAATTACTTGTAAGGTCAGGTGTTGGAAAATTATATATTGCAGATTTTGATGTAATAAGTGAATCCAATATTCATAGACAGTTGTTATATACAACGCACGATATTGGAAAACCAAAAAATCTTACAGCAAAAGAAAAATTGGATTCAATTGGGTTCAATTGCCAGATTGAGATTTTTGGAAAAATTGATGAGGATTTTTTGTTACCTGATGTTGATGTAATTGTTGATTGTTTTGATAATAAAGATTCAAAGAATTTGCTTAGTAGATTGGCTTTTAAAAATAATATTTATTTTGTTCATGCTGGTGTATTTGGTTATTTTGGTCAAATATCCACACTTAAAGATAAAAAATTGGAAGATGTTTTTTCATTTGGTAGTCAGGAAAATTATATTTTACCATACACAGTAGGTGTA
- a CDS encoding PhnD/SsuA/transferrin family substrate-binding protein: MIRFSVDPNYAGKNLPGWFMVASYLQKSIGQRVKFIPYKDFDEARNVVLSGTIDIVYANPFDWVFFMNEIGFLPIAKPRNHFDEVIICSKKYKSYLELTKPIKIISAHKKTFVHMVGLFLLEKAEIDLDSCKFNFSGSYQSVIKNVLQSEYDIGFVLSEVYEKSSVIIKNQLNILDVSNDGFVFHAFCISPRLIELQESITESILNFNSKLLDDIGFEGFETISEDEIFTISSLANEYIGSLNREAS, from the coding sequence ATGATTAGATTTAGCGTTGATCCTAATTATGCAGGTAAAAATTTACCTGGATGGTTTATGGTTGCTTCATATCTGCAAAAAAGCATAGGTCAAAGAGTGAAATTTATACCGTATAAAGATTTTGATGAGGCACGAAATGTAGTGCTTTCTGGTACAATTGATATAGTTTATGCAAACCCTTTTGATTGGGTTTTTTTTATGAATGAAATAGGTTTTTTGCCTATTGCAAAACCTCGCAATCACTTTGACGAAGTTATTATTTGTTCAAAAAAATATAAAAGTTATTTAGAACTTACAAAACCAATAAAAATAATATCTGCTCACAAAAAAACATTTGTGCATATGGTGGGTTTGTTTTTGCTTGAGAAAGCTGAAATTGATTTAGATAGTTGTAAATTTAATTTTTCTGGTAGCTATCAAAGTGTAATAAAAAATGTTTTGCAATCAGAGTACGATATAGGATTTGTTTTAAGCGAAGTTTATGAAAAATCATCAGTTATTATTAAAAATCAACTTAATATTTTAGATGTTTCAAACGATGGTTTTGTATTTCATGCATTTTGTATATCGCCACGTTTAATTGAATTGCAAGAAAGCATTACTGAGTCAATTTTGAATTTTAATAGTAAATTATTAGATGATATTGGTTTTGAAGGTTTTGAAACAATTAGCGAAGATGAAATTTTTACAATATCTAGTCTTGCAAACGAATATATTGGAAGTTTAAATCGAGAGGCTTCTTAA
- a CDS encoding N-acetylmuramoyl-L-alanine amidase: MKLIIAIFCILIFVKTSYAVELTSIDVANQTILISSNSEPKYTKSSFTLNNKHYFVVSFKNAILTGKSEVLYNKIPGIDSITLVQYSLNPNIVRCTIQTEQNQSFFVQTVQINPQKMVTIISPNVSEPTQPQICSTPAQIQQAKRFKVFIDVGHGGYDPGGVGPAGLPESFVNLSVALKLAKYLKAKGISVELDRTSNVFVPLSTRTQLANESGANLFIGLYCNASTDPNMHGTTTYYWHEDSYPFAKYLENYISEKLGLKDDGTVKDNLYVIRYTTAMPAVLIEYAYISNYYEESLLGSAGFRNILSQDLANAIYNYFILKKTQIAKNEVRK; the protein is encoded by the coding sequence ATGAAACTTATTATTGCCATTTTTTGCATTCTCATATTTGTAAAAACTTCATATGCTGTAGAATTAACATCTATTGATGTTGCTAATCAAACAATTTTAATAAGTTCAAACTCAGAACCAAAATATACAAAATCAAGTTTTACTTTGAATAATAAACATTATTTTGTAGTATCCTTTAAAAACGCTATTTTAACTGGTAAAAGTGAAGTTTTATATAACAAAATACCAGGTATAGATAGCATTACGCTTGTTCAATACAGCTTAAATCCAAATATTGTTAGATGCACTATTCAAACAGAGCAAAACCAATCATTTTTTGTTCAAACAGTTCAAATTAATCCCCAGAAAATGGTAACCATCATCAGCCCAAATGTTAGCGAACCAACACAACCACAAATTTGTTCCACACCAGCCCAAATTCAACAAGCAAAAAGGTTTAAAGTTTTTATAGATGTAGGTCATGGGGGTTACGATCCAGGTGGTGTTGGACCAGCTGGTTTACCCGAATCATTTGTTAATCTTTCGGTAGCTTTAAAATTAGCAAAATACCTTAAAGCAAAAGGTATCTCTGTAGAACTAGATAGAACCTCAAATGTCTTTGTACCACTTTCTACCAGGACACAACTGGCAAATGAAAGTGGTGCAAATTTATTTATAGGTTTATATTGTAATGCTTCCACAGACCCCAACATGCATGGAACAACAACGTATTACTGGCACGAGGATTCCTATCCTTTTGCAAAATATTTAGAAAATTACATATCTGAAAAACTGGGTTTAAAAGATGATGGTACTGTAAAAGATAACCTATATGTAATCAGATATACTACGGCAATGCCAGCAGTTTTAATAGAATATGCGTATATATCAAATTATTATGAAGAAAGTTTACTTGGTTCAGCGGGTTTTAGAAATATACTTTCGCAGGATTTAGCAAATGCGATTTATAACTATTTTATTTTAAAGAAAACTCAAATTGCGAAAAATGAGGTAAGAAAATGA
- a CDS encoding SDR family NAD(P)-dependent oxidoreductase, translating to MKALITGSTDGIGKKTAQLFATNGIEVIIHGRNPKKVEETKKTIGCDGIVADLACLKEIDNIVYVIEKQPIDILINNAGIYSKNYQLSCDGFELTFAVNYLSHFYLTLKLLEKKIYPKIILNISSMIHADYIEFDDLEKPSSYDPNEAYSVSKLCNILFSYYLAQRLKNIGILVNAAHPGVINTKMLINNWGPIGESVEKGAQNILKTLQTIQKNSYTGMYFVNAIPTKSKAISYNLHIQEKLWKLSLKLCNINDIKVD from the coding sequence ATGAAAGCATTAATTACAGGCTCAACTGATGGTATAGGCAAAAAAACTGCTCAACTTTTTGCTACAAATGGAATTGAAGTTATTATTCATGGAAGAAATCCAAAAAAAGTAGAAGAAACAAAAAAAACAATTGGATGCGATGGTATTGTTGCCGACCTTGCGTGTTTAAAAGAAATTGATAACATAGTTTATGTAATAGAAAAACAACCAATTGATATACTTATAAACAATGCTGGAATATATAGTAAAAATTATCAACTAAGCTGTGATGGATTTGAACTTACATTTGCAGTTAATTACCTGTCTCATTTTTATCTTACACTTAAACTTTTAGAAAAAAAGATCTATCCGAAAATTATTTTAAATATCAGCTCTATGATTCACGCTGATTATATCGAATTTGATGATTTAGAAAAACCAAGCTCTTATGATCCAAATGAAGCTTACTCTGTATCAAAACTTTGCAACATATTATTCAGCTATTACTTAGCTCAAAGGTTAAAAAATATTGGTATTTTAGTAAATGCAGCTCACCCTGGTGTGATAAATACAAAAATGCTTATCAATAATTGGGGACCCATTGGTGAAAGTGTAGAAAAAGGTGCACAAAATATCTTAAAAACACTTCAAACAATCCAAAAAAATTCATATACAGGAATGTACTTTGTCAATGCAATTCCTACAAAATCTAAAGCAATCTCGTATAATTTACATATTCAAGAAAAACTCTGGAAATTAAGTTTAAAATTATGCAATATAAATGATATAAAAGTTGACTAA
- a CDS encoding MoaD family protein, whose product MLVRFYSTLREKKGKSVEINIEYINIKSLIDLLEISNYILDNNNLLAGTMILVNGKNISHLNGLDTIVQNSDSIDFFPPAAGG is encoded by the coding sequence ATGTTAGTAAGATTTTATTCAACTTTACGTGAAAAAAAAGGAAAAAGCGTAGAAATTAATATAGAGTATATAAATATAAAATCTCTGATAGATTTACTTGAGATATCAAATTATATATTGGATAATAACAATCTTTTGGCTGGTACCATGATTTTGGTTAATGGCAAAAATATATCTCACTTAAATGGGTTGGATACTATTGTTCAAAATAGTGATAGTATAGATTTTTTCCCACCTGCTGCAGGCGGATGA
- a CDS encoding S41 family peptidase gives MSKKLQFYTLLFICLILVVFLYFGFSVTSNAVTNENDNLPQKQIKMFSEVLNIVQSDYVEKIPTSKLIIDAIKGMVSSLDPHSEFLTPQEYKNMQTTMKGHFGGIGIVIDKKDNFLTVVSPLPGTPAYKAGIKANDVILKINNISTFRMSLEKAVKLMRGKPGTYIKLTIARKGVGQPLIFKLKRAIIHIKNIDTKLFGDIGYIKIIQFRDHTASELNNALLKLEKKHIKGLILDLRNNPGGLLNEAAKVSNMFINKGVIVSIKGRNPDNDQTIYAKDKPIFKKPLVVLINSGTASAAEIVTGCLKDHNRAIVIGQRSFGKGNVQDVIPLKGGYALILTVAKYYTPNGFSIQAEGIVPNIEIKKKNEDEFVLRESELLHHLTSKKAILQKPQEILIDNNTKEPKHLKNEFIIKQAIKVLNEEIKQCPQSAKACYSYLKS, from the coding sequence ATGTCTAAAAAATTACAGTTTTACACTTTATTGTTTATTTGCTTGATTCTGGTTGTTTTCTTATACTTTGGGTTTAGTGTCACATCAAACGCAGTTACTAACGAAAATGATAATTTACCTCAAAAACAAATTAAAATGTTCAGTGAGGTATTAAATATTGTACAATCAGACTATGTTGAAAAAATACCTACTTCTAAACTAATTATTGATGCAATAAAAGGCATGGTTAGCTCACTTGATCCACACTCAGAATTTTTAACACCTCAGGAATACAAAAATATGCAAACAACAATGAAAGGCCACTTTGGTGGAATTGGAATAGTAATAGACAAAAAAGATAATTTTTTGACTGTAGTGTCTCCTTTACCCGGCACACCAGCATATAAAGCAGGCATAAAAGCAAACGATGTAATTCTCAAAATAAATAATATTTCTACATTTAGAATGAGTTTAGAAAAAGCTGTTAAGTTAATGAGAGGTAAACCAGGCACATACATTAAGCTCACTATAGCAAGAAAAGGCGTAGGTCAACCCTTAATTTTTAAGTTAAAAAGGGCAATAATACATATTAAAAATATTGATACAAAACTTTTTGGCGATATTGGCTATATTAAAATAATACAATTTAGAGACCACACTGCAAGCGAATTAAACAATGCATTATTAAAATTAGAAAAAAAACACATTAAAGGTCTAATCTTAGATTTAAGAAACAATCCAGGCGGACTTCTCAATGAAGCTGCAAAAGTTTCAAATATGTTTATAAATAAAGGTGTTATAGTTTCAATCAAAGGAAGAAACCCTGATAATGACCAGACAATCTATGCAAAAGATAAGCCAATTTTTAAAAAACCACTCGTAGTGCTAATTAATTCTGGTACTGCATCTGCTGCAGAAATTGTAACTGGTTGTTTAAAAGATCACAATAGAGCAATTGTAATAGGTCAACGAAGTTTTGGTAAAGGTAATGTTCAGGATGTTATACCACTTAAAGGGGGATACGCTCTAATATTAACAGTAGCAAAATACTATACACCTAATGGCTTTAGTATTCAGGCAGAAGGTATTGTGCCAAATATCGAAATAAAAAAGAAAAATGAAGATGAATTTGTGTTAAGAGAAAGTGAACTTTTACACCACTTAACAAGCAAAAAAGCAATATTACAAAAACCTCAAGAAATACTAATTGACAATAATACAAAAGAACCCAAACACCTTAAAAATGAATTTATAATAAAACAAGCAATAAAAGTACTAAATGAAGAAATAAAACAATGTCCGCAAAGCGCTAAAGCATGCTATAGTTACTTGAAAAGCTAA
- a CDS encoding penicillin-binding protein 2 has protein sequence MKISRFKTIFFVIIACFSISIVRAFCIELFSAKRYKQIYTNDVEQTVQVQGKRGLIFDSKGKILATNLFLYDLFIDPKYYLKNLKKNDNSKFLNFVNKVFNINIQDIIQKNPKKQYINLGILPIKYYHYVKKNIPLGFGLQKLQERYYPYGNTVSHIIGFVDENGNGVIGVEKQYNMYLEGQKIFEKVYLTPYGNLNYTKIPQNGDNIHLTINETVQSYLHYLLKSTLKKHKAKMAMGIVMKPDGAILAMDNVPGYNNNKYYDYTNYSRIKDMPINFLFEPGSVFKIVTMSSALNSGTFNGHETLWCDNGYWPVFGHIIEDVEDNKYLRFDQVFAYSSNVCSAKIALKENKKIFYKYLWRFGFGKKTGIDLPGEESGIVKDYVNLRPFDLATMAFGQGISVTQIQLARAYCAIANGGYLITPHVLNYISKNHKIIYKYKENFVKILKPQTVKKVKHILADVVKYGTGIYAQLKNYSIGGKTGTAQVANGHGGYSKKKYIGSFVAIFPLNKPKFVILITVVDPKGQNYGGVVAAPYVAKMASFLAAYYKIPGNNTINNNIKKIAWGQ, from the coding sequence ATGAAAATTAGTAGGTTCAAGACAATTTTTTTTGTAATAATAGCGTGTTTTTCAATAAGTATTGTGAGGGCTTTTTGTATAGAGTTATTTAGCGCAAAACGTTATAAACAAATCTATACAAATGATGTGGAACAAACAGTTCAAGTACAAGGCAAAAGAGGCTTGATATTTGATTCAAAAGGTAAGATTTTGGCAACAAATCTATTTTTGTATGATTTATTTATTGATCCTAAATATTACTTAAAAAATCTAAAAAAAAATGATAATAGTAAATTTTTGAATTTTGTTAATAAAGTATTTAATATCAACATACAAGATATAATTCAAAAAAATCCTAAAAAACAATATATAAACCTCGGCATATTACCAATAAAATATTATCACTATGTTAAAAAAAATATACCGCTTGGTTTTGGTTTGCAAAAACTACAGGAACGTTACTACCCATACGGAAATACAGTTTCTCATATAATTGGCTTTGTTGACGAAAATGGAAACGGTGTTATAGGTGTTGAAAAGCAATACAATATGTATTTAGAAGGTCAAAAAATTTTTGAAAAAGTTTACCTAACACCTTATGGAAATTTAAATTATACTAAAATACCTCAAAATGGTGATAATATTCATCTTACCATAAACGAAACTGTTCAAAGCTACCTTCATTATCTACTCAAATCAACTCTAAAAAAACATAAAGCAAAAATGGCTATGGGTATAGTAATGAAACCAGATGGAGCAATTTTGGCTATGGATAATGTCCCGGGTTACAATAATAACAAATATTATGATTACACAAACTACTCTCGTATAAAAGATATGCCAATTAATTTTTTGTTTGAACCAGGAAGTGTATTTAAAATCGTCACAATGTCTAGTGCACTGAATTCAGGTACTTTTAATGGCCATGAAACTTTGTGGTGCGATAATGGATATTGGCCAGTATTTGGACATATTATAGAAGATGTTGAAGACAATAAATACTTAAGATTTGATCAGGTATTTGCATACTCAAGTAATGTGTGCTCTGCAAAAATTGCTCTTAAAGAAAATAAAAAAATCTTTTATAAATACCTATGGAGATTTGGTTTTGGAAAAAAGACTGGCATAGATTTGCCAGGCGAAGAAAGTGGTATTGTTAAGGATTATGTAAACCTACGTCCTTTTGATTTAGCAACAATGGCTTTTGGACAAGGAATAAGTGTAACACAAATCCAGCTTGCAAGGGCATACTGTGCAATTGCAAATGGAGGATATCTTATTACACCACATGTATTAAACTATATATCAAAAAACCATAAAATAATATACAAATATAAAGAAAACTTTGTAAAAATACTAAAGCCTCAAACTGTAAAAAAAGTAAAACACATATTGGCTGATGTTGTTAAATACGGTACAGGAATTTATGCTCAATTGAAAAATTATTCGATAGGTGGCAAAACAGGAACTGCTCAAGTAGCAAATGGTCACGGTGGGTACAGCAAAAAAAAATATATAGGCTCATTTGTAGCTATTTTCCCACTTAATAAACCAAAATTTGTTATATTAATAACAGTTGTTGATCCAAAAGGGCAAAATTATGGTGGGGTTGTAGCAGCACCTTACGTAGCAAAAATGGCGTCATTTTTGGCTGCATATTATAAAATACCTGGAAACAATACTATAAATAATAATATAAAAAAAATAGCTTGGGGGCAATGA